Proteins found in one Acomys russatus chromosome 31, mAcoRus1.1, whole genome shotgun sequence genomic segment:
- the Galnt4 gene encoding polypeptide N-acetylgalactosaminyltransferase 4, with product MAVRWTWAGKSCLLLALLTLAYMLVELSVSTLYASSGAGHARELGPRRLSDLETREEDLSQPVYRKPPADSHALGEWGRASKLQLNEDELKQQGELIERYAINIYLSDRISLHRHIEDKRMYECKSKKFHYRSLPTTSVIIAFYNEAWSTLLRTIHSVLETSPAVLLKEIILVDDLSDRVYLKAQLEAYISNLERVRLIRTNKREGLVRARLIGATFATGDVLTFLDCHCECNTGWLEPLLERISRDETAIVCPVIDTIDWNTFEFYMQTGEPMIGGFDWRLTFQWHSVPKHERDRRTSRIDPIRSPTMAGGLFAVSKKYFQYLGTYDTGMEVWGGENLELSFRVWQCGGKLEIHPCSHVGHVFPKRAPYARPNFLQNTARAAEVWMDDYKEHFYNRNPPARKEAYGDISERKLLRERLKCQSFDWYLKNVFSNLHVPEDRPGWHGAIHSMGISSECLDYNAPDNNPTGANLSLFGCHGQGGNQFFEYTSNKEIRFNSVTELCAEVPEQKDYVGMQNCPKDGLPVPVNIIWHFKEDGTIFHPHTGLCLSAYRTSEGRPSVQMKTCDALDKNQIWRFEK from the coding sequence ATGGCTGTGAGGTGGACCTGGGCAGGCAAGAGCTGCCTGCTGCTGGCACTTTTAACGCTGGCTTATATGCTAGTGGAGCTCTCGGTTTCCACTTTGTACGCTTCCTCAGGAGCCGGCCATGCCAGGGAGCTGGGGCCAAGGCGGCTCTCAGACCTTGAGACAAGGGAAGAGGATTTGTCTCAGCCTGTTTATAGAAAGCCCCCTGCGGATTCCCATGCCCTTGGCGAATGGGGGAGAGCAAGCAAACTCCAGCTCAACGAGGATGAACTGAAGCAGCAAGGAGAACTCATTGAGAGATACGCCATCAACATTTACCTCAGTGACAGGATCTCCCTGCACCGCCACATAGAGGATAAAAGAATGTATGAGTGTAAATCCAAGAAGTTCCACTACAGGTCGCTTCCTACCACCTCCGTTATCATCGCCTTCTATAACGAAGCCTGGTCCACTCTGCTTCGGACCATTCACAGTGTTCTAGAAACTTCTCCTGCGGTGCTTTTGAAGGAGATCATCTTGGTGGATGACTTGAGTGACAGAGTTTATTTGAAGGCGCAACTTGAAGCTTACATCAGCAATCTCGAAAGAGTTCGCTTGATTCGAACAAATAAGAGAGAGGGACTGGTCCGGGCCCGCCTGATCGGGGCCACTTTTGCCACCGGGGATGTCCTCACTTTCCTGGATTGTCACTGTGAGTGTAACACTGGTTGGTTGGAACCACTCTTGGAAAGGATTAGTAGAGATGAGACGGCCATCGTATGCCCTGTTATCGATACTATTGATTGGAATACTTTTGAATTCTACATGCAGACTGGGGAGCCCATGATTGGTGGGTTTGACTGGCGGTTAACATTCCAGTGGCATTCCGTCCCCAAACATGAAAGAGACAGGCGGACATCACGAATTGACCCCATCAGGTCACCCACCATGGCAGGAGGACTGTTTGCTGTCAGCAAGAAGTATTTTCAGTACCTGGGAACTTATGACACTGGCATGGAAGTATGGGGAGGTGAAAACCTTGAGCTGTCTTTCCGGGTTTGGCAGTGTGGTGGCAAACTGGAGATCCACCCATGTTCTCACGTGGGCCACGTGTTTCCCAAGCGGGCACCATATGCTCGCCCCAATTTCCTACAGAACACCGCTAGGGCAGCCGAAGTGTGGATGGACGACTACAAAGAACATTTCTATAACCGAAACCCTCCAGCGAGGAAAGAGGCCTACGGTGATATTTCTGAAAGGAAGCTGCTCAGGGAACGGCTCAAGTGTCAGAGCTTTGACTGGTATCTGAAAAACGTGTTTTCTAACTTACACGTCCCAGAGGACAGACCCGGCTGGCATGGAGCGATCCACAGTATGGGCATCTCTTCCGAGTGCTTAGATTATAATGCTCCTGACAACAACCCCACAGGTGCTAACCTGTCATTGTTTGGATGTCACGGCCAAGGAGGCAATCAATTCTTTGAATACACTTCAAACAAAGAAATCAGATTTAATTCTGTGACTGAATTATGTGCAGAGGTCCCTGAACAAAAGGATTACGTAGGGATGCAAAACTGTCCCAAAGATGGGCTCCCGGTCCCAGTAAACATCATTTGGCATTTCAAAGAAGATGGAACTATTTTTCACCCTCACACAGGACTGTGCCTCAGTGCTTACCGGACATCTGAAGGCCGCCCTAGTGTACAGATGAAGACTTGTGACGCCCTTGATAAAAATCAGATCTGGAGGTTTGAGAAATAG